One region of Termitidicoccus mucosus genomic DNA includes:
- the ptsP gene encoding phosphoenolpyruvate--protein phosphotransferase, producing MPESGTQNEIVVQGIAASQGIAYGQVFLYVKNDVEFPSYQIDADKRVEEIARFEQALLVTRQQIQKIQAEVEKNLGNEEARIFDAHLLVLEDQALIAETIREFEQTSKNIEVCFNNVSQRYIKAFAEIDDEYLRERAGDIRDVAQRVIQNLLGQTGQNLARLADKRIIIANDITPSDAASIDRSHAIAVVTDSGSKTSHAVIVARSMRCPAIVGMRDLTKRVKDGDWVIVDGYDGSVIINPAEQTLFRYGKIQIQKRGIEQRLHEANRQPSITLDGVAVPIRANIEKVDELQLVKDNCAEGVGLFRSEFLYLHNNHIPSEQEQYMAYKAAAESMGGDSVTIRTLDLGGDKPMAGNPDLFSVEANPFLGFRAIRFCLEHVDLFKDQLRAILRASAHGKVLLMYPMISGAGELERANAILDECRAELRRNGMPFDEDMQVGTMIEIPSAAATADILARKSDFFSIGTNDLIQYTLAIDRGNDRIAHLYEPTHPAILRVIHNVVAEAHKQKRKVSVCGEMASDPVYAALLLGLGVDELSMTPPLIASVKYLVRAMKMSDARALAGKALKMESPVEIYAMCEQFANERMVME from the coding sequence GCGCTTCGAGCAGGCGCTCCTCGTCACGCGCCAGCAGATTCAAAAAATCCAGGCCGAGGTGGAAAAAAACCTCGGCAACGAAGAGGCCCGCATCTTCGACGCGCACTTGCTCGTGCTGGAGGACCAGGCGCTGATCGCGGAGACGATCCGGGAGTTTGAGCAAACCTCGAAAAACATCGAAGTCTGCTTCAACAACGTCTCGCAGCGCTACATCAAGGCCTTTGCCGAGATCGACGACGAATACCTGCGCGAACGCGCCGGCGACATTCGCGATGTGGCCCAGCGCGTCATTCAAAATCTCCTCGGCCAGACCGGACAGAACCTCGCGCGGCTCGCCGACAAGCGCATCATCATCGCGAACGACATCACGCCGTCCGACGCCGCCAGCATCGACCGCAGCCACGCCATCGCCGTCGTCACCGACAGCGGCAGCAAGACCAGCCATGCCGTGATCGTCGCGCGCTCCATGCGCTGCCCGGCCATCGTCGGCATGCGCGATCTGACGAAGCGCGTGAAGGACGGCGACTGGGTCATCGTCGACGGTTACGACGGCTCCGTCATCATCAATCCGGCCGAGCAGACGCTTTTCCGCTACGGAAAAATCCAGATTCAAAAGCGCGGCATCGAGCAGAGGCTCCACGAAGCCAACCGGCAGCCCTCCATCACGCTCGACGGCGTGGCCGTTCCCATCCGCGCCAACATCGAGAAGGTGGACGAACTCCAGCTCGTGAAGGACAACTGTGCCGAGGGCGTAGGCCTTTTTCGCTCCGAGTTTCTCTACCTGCACAACAACCACATTCCGTCCGAGCAGGAGCAATACATGGCCTACAAGGCCGCCGCCGAATCCATGGGTGGCGATTCTGTGACCATCCGCACCCTCGATCTCGGCGGCGACAAGCCGATGGCGGGAAATCCGGACCTGTTCTCGGTCGAGGCGAATCCGTTCCTCGGTTTCCGGGCCATTCGTTTTTGCCTGGAGCACGTGGACCTTTTCAAGGATCAGCTCCGTGCCATCCTGCGCGCCAGCGCGCACGGCAAGGTGCTGCTCATGTATCCGATGATCAGCGGCGCGGGGGAACTCGAGCGCGCCAACGCGATCCTCGACGAATGCCGCGCCGAGCTGCGCCGGAACGGGATGCCGTTCGACGAGGACATGCAGGTCGGCACGATGATCGAAATCCCCAGCGCCGCCGCGACCGCCGACATCCTCGCGCGCAAGTCCGATTTTTTCAGCATCGGCACCAACGACCTGATCCAATACACGCTGGCCATTGACCGCGGCAACGACCGCATCGCGCACCTCTACGAACCCACGCACCCGGCGATCCTGCGGGTTATCCATAATGTCGTCGCCGAGGCGCACAAACAAAAGCGCAAAGTCAGCGTGTGCGGCGAAATGGCGAGCGACCCGGTTTATGCCGCGTTGCTGCTCGGGCTTGGCGTGGACGAGTTGAGCATGACGCCGCCGCTGATTGCCTCGGTGAAGTATCTCGTGCGGGCCATGAAAATGTCCGATGCGCGTGCGCTGGCCGGTAAGGCGCTGAAAATGGAATCCCCCGTGGAAATCTACGCGATGTGCGAGCAATTCGCCAACGAGCGAATGGTCATGGAATGA
- the malQ gene encoding 4-alpha-glucanotransferase has protein sequence MPSAATGARPLRAPLFDWLRTRSSGVLLHPTCLPGGQGIGTLEPGPIDDWLRFLGDAGFRYWQVCPLGPTGYGDSPYQCFSACAGNPYLIDLDALRRLGLLTEADIEPLRRLPRDHVDFGWLYVTKFPALFRAFENSTARPQSAPPLPYGDFGQFKAAQRDWLEPYALFLALKDHFKGQPWWEWPAEVRFFKNARDTGLARSVAARADAHAFFQFLFFGQWREVRAKARARGVEIIGDAPIFVARDSADVWASPELFQLDQATGRPQAVAGVPPDYFSADGQLWGNPLYDWAAHAADGYAWWVRRLSVNFELCDVLRLDHFRGFDTYWSVPADAETAKDGVWINGPNLPFFEAVLAALPSARIIAEDLGELLPSVHELLAATGLPGMAILQFAFGGKADNLYLPHNQRANCVVYPGTHDNDTTLGWYRAADEGTRDHVRRYLRINGGEIGWDFVRSAFASVANLAVIPLQDLMSLGAEARFNTPGTAAGNWQWRYHAGHLAQLHRESAAYLRSLGELFGRVSNTVD, from the coding sequence TTGCCATCCGCCGCAACCGGCGCGCGTCCCCTCCGCGCGCCGTTGTTTGACTGGCTGCGCACGCGGTCGTCCGGCGTGTTGCTGCATCCGACCTGCCTGCCCGGCGGCCAGGGCATCGGCACGCTGGAGCCGGGGCCGATCGACGACTGGCTGCGATTCCTCGGCGACGCGGGCTTCCGCTACTGGCAGGTCTGCCCGCTCGGCCCGACCGGTTACGGCGATTCGCCTTACCAGTGTTTTTCCGCGTGTGCCGGAAACCCCTATCTCATCGACCTCGACGCCCTCCGGCGGCTCGGTCTGCTGACCGAGGCCGACATCGAGCCGCTGCGCCGGCTTCCGCGCGATCACGTGGATTTCGGCTGGTTGTATGTGACAAAGTTTCCGGCGCTTTTCCGCGCGTTTGAAAACTCCACCGCCCGCCCGCAGAGCGCCCCTCCGCTTCCCTACGGAGACTTCGGACAATTCAAAGCCGCCCAGCGCGACTGGCTCGAACCTTACGCGCTTTTTCTCGCGCTCAAAGACCATTTCAAGGGCCAGCCGTGGTGGGAATGGCCGGCGGAGGTGCGTTTCTTCAAGAACGCCAGGGACACCGGCCTCGCGCGCTCCGTGGCGGCGCGCGCCGATGCGCACGCGTTTTTCCAGTTTCTCTTTTTCGGTCAGTGGCGCGAAGTGCGGGCCAAGGCCCGCGCCCGCGGCGTGGAGATCATCGGCGACGCGCCCATCTTCGTCGCGCGTGACAGCGCCGATGTATGGGCGTCGCCGGAGCTCTTCCAACTCGACCAGGCCACGGGCCGGCCGCAGGCCGTCGCCGGCGTGCCGCCCGACTATTTTTCGGCGGACGGCCAGCTCTGGGGCAATCCGCTTTACGACTGGGCCGCGCATGCAGCCGATGGCTACGCGTGGTGGGTGCGGCGCCTGAGCGTGAACTTCGAGCTTTGCGACGTGCTGCGCCTCGATCACTTTCGCGGCTTTGACACCTATTGGTCCGTGCCCGCCGATGCCGAAACCGCGAAAGACGGCGTCTGGATAAACGGCCCCAACCTCCCCTTCTTCGAGGCGGTGCTCGCCGCCCTGCCCTCCGCGCGCATCATCGCCGAGGACCTGGGCGAACTCCTGCCGTCGGTCCACGAATTGCTCGCGGCCACCGGGCTGCCCGGCATGGCCATCCTCCAGTTCGCCTTCGGCGGCAAGGCCGACAACCTCTACCTGCCGCACAACCAGCGCGCCAACTGCGTCGTGTATCCAGGAACCCATGACAACGACACCACGCTCGGCTGGTATCGCGCGGCGGATGAAGGCACGCGGGACCACGTGCGCCGCTACCTGCGCATCAATGGCGGCGAAATCGGCTGGGATTTCGTGCGGTCGGCCTTCGCCTCGGTCGCCAATCTCGCGGTGATTCCGTTGCAGGACTTGATGAGCCTGGGCGCCGAGGCGCGTTTTAACACGCCCGGCACCGCCGCAGGCAACTGGCAATGGCGCTATCACGCCGGCCATCTGGCGCAACTTCACCGCGAAAGCGCCGCCTACCTGCGCTCCCTCGGCGAGTTGTTCGGGCGGGTTTCGAACACGGTGGACTAA
- a CDS encoding glycosyltransferase family 4 protein has translation MKLLVLAQTPPPVHGQSIMVRTLVEGLKTVAPDIEVYHVNPALSRDAADVGRIRPGKFFALLRACFRALSLRWWHGPMWLYYVPAPGKRAALYRDWLAMLWCRPFFSGLILHWHACGLGEWLAARAAAPERGLARLFLGRAALSIVLAPELAADARLLAPRRLRVVANGLDCRPADGGEAAPPDAAVAAGSRSRRILYLGLCSREKGLFVALDALSELNAAPQPSAFPAYRLTVAGEFASGAERAEFFRRLAGSPTLASSVDYAGPSADAQKHALLAAADVFCMPTRYPHEGQPLVLIEAMAHDLPIVATRWRAIPGMLPAACRAWLVSPDTSPRELAAALRAACDGGRAQGRLRAHYEACFSRETHLRALARALREGLKGK, from the coding sequence ATGAAACTTCTCGTCCTCGCGCAGACTCCGCCGCCGGTTCATGGGCAGAGCATCATGGTGCGGACGTTGGTCGAGGGACTCAAAACTGTCGCGCCGGATATCGAGGTCTATCATGTCAACCCGGCTCTCTCGCGTGACGCCGCCGACGTGGGACGAATCCGTCCTGGAAAATTCTTCGCGCTTCTCCGCGCCTGCTTCCGCGCGCTGAGCCTGCGATGGTGGCACGGGCCGATGTGGCTTTATTATGTGCCGGCGCCCGGCAAACGCGCCGCGCTTTACCGGGATTGGCTCGCGATGCTGTGGTGCCGTCCGTTTTTCTCGGGATTGATTTTGCACTGGCACGCGTGCGGCCTGGGCGAGTGGCTGGCTGCGCGAGCCGCCGCGCCCGAGCGCGGGCTCGCCCGGTTGTTTCTCGGGCGCGCCGCGCTTTCGATCGTGCTTGCGCCCGAGCTTGCCGCCGACGCCCGCCTGCTTGCGCCGCGACGCCTGCGGGTGGTGGCAAACGGGCTGGATTGTCGCCCCGCCGATGGCGGGGAAGCCGCGCCGCCTGACGCCGCTGTTGCGGCGGGCAGCCGCTCGCGCCGCATTCTGTATCTCGGGCTGTGCAGCCGCGAAAAGGGTTTGTTTGTCGCGCTGGACGCCCTCTCTGAACTCAATGCCGCGCCGCAGCCATCCGCGTTTCCCGCCTACCGCCTCACGGTCGCCGGTGAGTTCGCCAGCGGGGCCGAGCGCGCCGAGTTTTTCCGTCGCCTCGCCGGCTCCCCCACCCTCGCCTCCTCGGTCGATTATGCGGGCCCGTCCGCCGATGCGCAAAAACACGCGTTGCTGGCCGCCGCTGATGTGTTCTGCATGCCGACCCGCTATCCGCATGAGGGACAACCGCTCGTCCTGATCGAGGCCATGGCGCATGATTTGCCCATTGTCGCCACCCGCTGGCGTGCGATTCCCGGCATGCTTCCCGCCGCATGCCGCGCCTGGCTGGTCTCGCCCGACACATCGCCCCGTGAGCTCGCCGCTGCCTTGCGCGCGGCCTGTGACGGCGGGCGCGCGCAAGGCAGGCTCCGCGCGCACTACGAAGCCTGTTTCTCCCGCGAAACACACCTTCGCGCACTCGCCAGGGCGCTCCGGGAAGGGCTGAAGGGGAAATAA
- a CDS encoding glycosyltransferase family 4 protein: protein MPAQPAKPAVLHYVGYDTDAGGIVSVVRNLAGTSASESPFDCVLGVNPGFAQLRAPPLPVLELPRVAGERISPLAFLRARIVARAARAWLRADGRNIFHGHSRAGLLVALWLARWGERRAMASVHCYGRRRWFYRWAAHRLGGRLWMLSPAMMRHYGIEPADWEKCLPGCVHFPDTSLVREKQDAHRSDELHAGGIGTLTRWKGWHLALEALARLPVEARRQWRFTHIGEEDGSAESARYAEELRAQTRALGLEACVRWSGPQSSSEALLREIDVLLVPSINEPFSVARLEALAAGVPSLSADSGGARDLVEPPENGWLFRNGDADDLARRLAQLAAPGALAEARIDRAALARRFSVEASIARHAEVYAALLSGIAR from the coding sequence ATGCCCGCGCAACCCGCCAAACCCGCCGTGCTGCACTACGTCGGCTACGACACCGACGCGGGCGGCATCGTGTCAGTCGTGCGCAACCTCGCCGGGACGAGTGCGTCGGAATCGCCGTTCGATTGCGTGCTGGGCGTGAACCCGGGTTTCGCGCAACTCCGCGCGCCTCCGCTGCCCGTGCTGGAACTGCCGCGCGTCGCGGGCGAGCGCATTTCCCCGCTCGCTTTTTTGCGCGCGCGAATCGTGGCCCGCGCTGCGCGGGCGTGGCTGCGCGCGGATGGACGCAATATCTTTCACGGGCACTCCCGCGCCGGGCTGCTGGTGGCGCTGTGGCTGGCGCGCTGGGGCGAGCGCCGCGCGATGGCGAGCGTGCACTGCTACGGGCGGCGGCGCTGGTTTTATCGCTGGGCGGCGCATCGCCTGGGCGGACGCCTCTGGATGCTCAGCCCGGCGATGATGCGGCATTACGGCATCGAGCCCGCGGACTGGGAAAAATGCCTGCCGGGTTGTGTCCATTTTCCGGATACGTCCCTCGTCCGGGAAAAACAGGACGCGCATCGCAGTGACGAGTTGCACGCGGGCGGCATCGGCACACTGACGCGGTGGAAGGGCTGGCATCTCGCGCTCGAAGCGCTGGCCCGCCTGCCGGTGGAAGCGCGGAGGCAGTGGCGGTTCACGCACATCGGCGAGGAGGACGGCTCGGCGGAGTCGGCCCGATACGCGGAGGAATTGCGCGCGCAAACCCGCGCGCTGGGATTGGAAGCATGCGTGCGCTGGTCGGGACCGCAATCGTCGTCCGAAGCATTGTTGCGCGAGATCGATGTGCTGCTGGTGCCGTCAATCAACGAGCCATTCTCCGTCGCGCGACTGGAGGCGCTCGCCGCCGGAGTACCGTCGCTGTCGGCGGATTCGGGCGGGGCGCGGGATCTGGTCGAGCCGCCGGAAAACGGCTGGCTGTTTCGCAACGGCGACGCGGACGATCTGGCGCGCCGACTGGCCCAACTGGCCGCCCCCGGTGCGCTGGCGGAAGCGCGGATCGATCGCGCGGCGCTGGCGCGACGTTTTTCCGTGGAAGCTTCGATCGCGCGACACGCGGAGGTTTATGCCGCGTTGCTGTCAGGGATTGCCCGGTAG
- a CDS encoding CD225/dispanin family protein, translating into MTYHVARNNQQLGTFSKEDVAARYASGEILPTDLVWTEGMANWQQASQVFGAPVVPPPPITAPAGAMPPVVPAGAGMPTGSAYDPTPRPAKPDNYLVWAILSTILCCLPLGIVSIIFATQVDSKYTAGDYAGAAAVAKKARLFAILSAGSALVLGALYIVFIVVVGVTGAAGGSY; encoded by the coding sequence ATGACTTATCACGTAGCCCGCAACAACCAGCAACTCGGCACTTTTTCCAAGGAGGATGTTGCCGCCCGCTATGCCAGCGGTGAAATCCTGCCCACCGACCTTGTCTGGACCGAAGGTATGGCAAACTGGCAGCAGGCCTCCCAGGTTTTCGGCGCGCCCGTCGTCCCGCCGCCCCCGATCACCGCGCCCGCGGGCGCGATGCCGCCGGTTGTCCCGGCAGGCGCGGGCATGCCGACGGGATCGGCGTATGACCCGACCCCGCGCCCGGCGAAGCCGGACAACTATCTCGTGTGGGCGATTCTTTCCACGATTCTCTGCTGCCTGCCGCTCGGCATCGTCAGCATCATTTTCGCCACGCAGGTTGATTCAAAATACACGGCCGGCGACTATGCCGGCGCGGCGGCCGTGGCGAAAAAGGCCCGGCTGTTCGCCATCCTGTCCGCCGGTTCGGCGCTTGTGCTGGGCGCCCTTTATATTGTCTTCATCGTCGTGGTCGGTGTCACCGGCGCGGCTGGCGGCAGCTATTGA
- a CDS encoding DUF2752 domain-containing protein, whose amino-acid sequence MKPKLKFGLPPWRLAAVLGLAALAAGVLWIRHAGREPRAWYPPCPLHATTGVLCPGCGSARTLHDLAHGDIMAAAGHNILIVALAPLLAGWAAWALWRGLAQNLPPPSAPPHTAKITLVVVVVFTVARNLPWWPWTLLAP is encoded by the coding sequence TTGAAACCGAAACTTAAGTTCGGACTGCCGCCCTGGCGGCTCGCCGCCGTGCTGGGGCTGGCGGCATTGGCCGCCGGTGTGCTCTGGATTCGCCATGCGGGGCGCGAACCGCGCGCGTGGTATCCGCCCTGCCCGCTTCATGCGACGACGGGCGTGCTGTGCCCGGGCTGCGGCTCGGCCCGCACGCTGCATGACCTCGCGCACGGCGACATAATGGCCGCCGCCGGGCACAACATTCTCATCGTGGCCCTCGCCCCGCTGCTGGCCGGTTGGGCCGCATGGGCGCTTTGGCGCGGCCTGGCGCAAAACCTCCCGCCGCCGTCCGCGCCGCCGCACACCGCGAAAATCACCCTCGTCGTCGTGGTCGTGTTCACCGTCGCGCGCAATCTGCCCTGGTGGCCGTGGACGCTGCTCGCGCCATGA
- a CDS encoding threonine/serine exporter family protein produces the protein MTGITLLQHSAESALVESLTRRLGLALGVDRVEVALMANAITVTTIVDGECITTVRRNEDRGVNMHMVMEVQRAALAVEAGRMNADQYQRAIEGIAPLKYARWATVVAIGLSCACFARLAGADWAGCGLAFAASALAMVTRHVFTHYHFSPMIGFLAAGFVATSITAQGFIYQLGNTPKLAMAASVLLLVPGFPLINGVSDIVKGYANTGISRLVIALLLSGMSCIGIMLGMLVWGARGWLS, from the coding sequence ATGACCGGCATCACGCTGCTGCAACACAGCGCGGAAAGCGCGCTCGTGGAATCGCTCACCCGGCGGCTGGGGCTTGCGCTCGGGGTTGATCGCGTGGAGGTCGCGCTCATGGCCAACGCCATCACCGTGACGACCATCGTGGACGGCGAATGCATCACGACCGTCCGGCGCAACGAGGACCGCGGCGTGAACATGCACATGGTCATGGAGGTGCAGCGGGCGGCGTTGGCGGTGGAGGCCGGGCGCATGAACGCCGACCAATACCAGCGCGCGATCGAAGGCATCGCTCCGCTCAAATACGCGCGCTGGGCGACCGTGGTCGCGATCGGCCTGTCGTGCGCGTGTTTCGCCCGGCTCGCGGGGGCGGACTGGGCGGGATGCGGACTGGCGTTTGCCGCCAGCGCGCTGGCGATGGTGACGCGGCATGTGTTTACGCATTATCATTTCAGCCCGATGATCGGTTTCCTGGCGGCGGGGTTTGTCGCCACCTCGATCACGGCGCAGGGTTTTATTTATCAACTCGGAAACACGCCCAAGCTCGCGATGGCGGCGAGCGTGCTGCTGCTTGTGCCCGGCTTTCCGCTCATCAACGGCGTGTCCGACATCGTGAAGGGCTATGCCAACACCGGCATCTCGCGCCTCGTGATCGCCCTCCTGCTGTCCGGCATGAGCTGCATCGGCATCATGCTCGGCATGCTGGTCTGGGGCGCAAGGGGGTGGCTGTCATGA
- a CDS encoding threonine/serine exporter family protein, whose amino-acid sequence MNLLLALLEDMALASVPAVGFAMVFTVPRRVLVFCALGGAIGHGLRFLLMKAGVPVEWGTLAAAVTVSTFGILMARKLRAHPKVFTVASMIPMIPGVPLFTALLALQEMNHQGVTPELLAVALNNAVRASFIIGAIALGLAMPGLLVFRRKPIV is encoded by the coding sequence ATGAACCTGTTGCTGGCGTTGCTGGAAGACATGGCGCTGGCCTCGGTGCCGGCGGTCGGCTTCGCGATGGTGTTCACCGTGCCGCGTCGCGTGCTGGTTTTTTGCGCGCTCGGCGGAGCCATCGGGCACGGGCTGCGGTTCCTGCTCATGAAGGCGGGCGTGCCGGTTGAATGGGGCACGCTCGCGGCGGCGGTGACCGTCAGCACATTCGGCATCCTCATGGCGCGGAAGCTGCGGGCGCACCCGAAGGTGTTCACGGTGGCGTCCATGATCCCGATGATCCCGGGCGTGCCGCTTTTCACGGCGCTGCTGGCGCTTCAGGAAATGAACCACCAGGGAGTCACCCCGGAACTCCTGGCCGTCGCGCTCAACAACGCCGTGCGGGCGTCCTTCATCATCGGCGCCATCGCGCTGGGCCTCGCCATGCCGGGCCTGCTCGTCTTTCGCCGCAAGCCGATCGTGTGA
- a CDS encoding ABC transporter permease — protein sequence MRDYFIRRFLLIPPTLLGISLIVFMITRAAPGGPFERAMAEMQQASMSGGGRSLGGQSMALSDAQIEQMKAYYGFDKPALPAYLGWLGKIVRGDLGTSFRYNEPVTAIMADRMPVSIFYGLVTLVITYAICIPLGIVKAIRHRTLVDNSTSLFIFFGYSIPGYALGAVLLLVFGARLEWFPMGGFTSFDFEDMSFWGKVLDIGHHAVLPLVCYLIGSFAVTTMLMKNHLMDNLSADYVRTAIAKGVPFKRAVLGHALRNSIIPIATTFGQNITLLLTGSFLIESIFDIDGFGLLGISSITNRDYFVSMGIVMVSALLLMIGNILSDMLVALIDPRIRFK from the coding sequence ATGCGCGATTATTTTATACGACGATTCCTGCTCATCCCGCCCACGCTGCTGGGGATTTCGCTCATCGTCTTCATGATCACGCGCGCCGCTCCGGGCGGACCCTTCGAGCGCGCCATGGCCGAGATGCAACAGGCGAGCATGAGCGGCGGCGGCCGCTCGCTGGGCGGGCAGAGCATGGCGCTCTCCGATGCCCAGATCGAGCAGATGAAAGCCTACTACGGCTTCGACAAACCCGCCCTGCCCGCCTATCTCGGCTGGCTCGGCAAAATCGTGCGCGGCGACCTCGGCACCTCGTTCCGCTACAACGAACCCGTCACCGCCATCATGGCCGACCGCATGCCGGTCTCGATTTTCTACGGACTCGTCACCCTCGTCATCACCTACGCGATTTGCATTCCGCTCGGCATCGTCAAGGCCATCCGCCATCGCACGCTGGTGGACAACTCCACCTCGCTGTTCATTTTCTTCGGGTATTCAATTCCAGGATACGCGCTCGGCGCCGTGCTGCTGCTCGTCTTCGGCGCCCGGCTGGAGTGGTTTCCCATGGGCGGGTTCACCAGTTTCGATTTCGAGGACATGTCTTTTTGGGGCAAGGTTCTCGACATCGGCCACCACGCCGTGCTGCCCCTCGTTTGTTATCTCATCGGCAGCTTCGCGGTCACGACGATGCTCATGAAAAATCATCTCATGGACAATCTCTCCGCCGACTACGTGCGCACCGCCATCGCGAAAGGCGTCCCCTTCAAGCGCGCCGTCCTCGGCCACGCCCTCCGCAATTCCATCATCCCCATCGCCACCACCTTCGGGCAGAATATCACGCTGCTCCTGACGGGCTCGTTCCTCATCGAGTCGATCTTCGACATCGACGGATTCGGCCTGCTCGGCATCAGCTCCATCACCAACCGCGACTACTTCGTGAGCATGGGCATCGTGATGGTCTCGGCCCTGCTCCTCATGATCGGCAACATCCTCTCCGACATGCTGGTCGCCCTCATCGATCCGAGGATACGGTTCAAGTGA
- a CDS encoding ABC transporter permease subunit gives MRLNPLTVKKLRRFRSIRRGYWSFLLLAFLLVVSLFGELLVNSRALVVRHDGKWYFPAYGAIIPGTAFGLDYSYETNYRELRERYRADPGNKNWLLMPPLCAFNEYENSPYEGVFKPAPPSWLGGPEGHLLGTDTTGRDIFARLFYAFRIAMLFALAFVFCTYLIGIAIGCAMGYFGGGVDLFGQRLIEIWSNIPFLYTVIIIASVIPDSTGMQMRIAILLLVLVAFSWTGMTYYMRTATYKEKARDYTAAAIVLGADTGRIIFSHILPNTISTIVTFVPFTVVGAVTSITALDFLGFGFPPPTPSMGELLKQGTQTLTTAPWIVVSAFSSLVVVLTLVTFIGEAVREAFDPRKFTLYK, from the coding sequence ATGCGCCTCAATCCGCTCACCGTCAAAAAGCTCAGGCGATTCCGCTCCATCAGGCGTGGTTACTGGTCGTTTTTGCTGCTGGCGTTTCTGCTCGTGGTGTCGCTCTTCGGCGAACTGCTCGTCAACAGCCGCGCCCTGGTCGTCCGCCATGACGGCAAGTGGTATTTCCCCGCCTACGGCGCCATCATTCCCGGCACCGCCTTCGGCCTCGATTACAGTTACGAGACCAACTACCGCGAACTCCGCGAACGCTACCGCGCCGACCCCGGCAACAAAAACTGGCTGCTCATGCCGCCGCTCTGCGCGTTCAACGAATACGAAAACTCCCCTTACGAGGGCGTCTTCAAGCCCGCCCCGCCCTCCTGGCTCGGCGGTCCCGAGGGGCACCTGCTCGGCACCGACACTACCGGCCGCGACATCTTCGCGCGCCTCTTCTACGCCTTTCGCATCGCGATGCTCTTCGCGCTGGCCTTTGTCTTCTGCACCTACCTCATCGGCATCGCCATCGGCTGCGCGATGGGCTACTTCGGCGGCGGCGTGGACCTCTTCGGGCAGCGCCTGATCGAGATCTGGTCCAACATCCCGTTTCTCTACACCGTCATCATCATCGCCTCTGTCATTCCCGACAGCACCGGGATGCAGATGCGCATTGCCATTCTCCTTCTCGTGCTGGTCGCCTTCTCGTGGACCGGCATGACCTACTACATGCGCACCGCCACGTACAAGGAAAAGGCCCGCGATTACACCGCCGCCGCCATCGTGCTCGGCGCGGACACCGGTCGCATCATTTTCAGCCACATCCTTCCCAACACCATCTCCACCATCGTCACCTTCGTGCCCTTCACCGTCGTGGGCGCGGTCACTTCCATCACCGCGCTCGACTTCCTCGGCTTCGGCTTCCCGCCGCCCACGCCCAGCATGGGCGAACTCCTCAAGCAGGGCACGCAAACGCTCACCACCGCGCCGTGGATTGTCGTTTCCGCGTTCAGCTCGCTTGTCGTCGTGCTCACCCTTGTCACCTTTATCGGCGAGGCCGTCCGCGAAGCCTTCGACCCTCGCAAATTCACGCTCTACAAATAA